From Myripristis murdjan chromosome 13, fMyrMur1.1, whole genome shotgun sequence:
GCTACACCCTCTTTGCTGCTGCATAAACACCATTTCAAAACCGTCTTGTCACCAGAGTGGAGGGCAAAGAAGGAGAACAAAAGTAAGAGAAGGTCACTTGCTGAGTCAGCATACAGCAGAACAGGTGTGAAAATGTTGTATGTGTCAGTGGAGGGTGAGCAAAAATGGCACTTTCTCAGGCCTTTGCTTGACAACATCTGATGTGGtgtaaatttgcaaaacaataaTATTTAAGACTTACAATGACTATTTGTTATATGAACACATTTATTAATGACTTCTTAAAATGTTAAAGAGAAGTTGCTGAAAGTCATTTATCTCGGTTAAACCGTTTCtctgcaccccccaccccctccacaaAACACATTAGTTTCACTTCCGGCATAATGTATTAAACATCTTGTATTATACACCACAGTGTAACAGGGCATAAATGGGACTTTCACTGTCTTTGTCTCTAACAGTTagcagccagcagctgtgtGCTGTTTATCAGAGCCCTTAAACCTCAATTTCCTTCCTATGCTCAAAATCAGCCGCTTAAACACATGcctactttgtttttttccctccaaataGGGCTCAATTGTGCAACTTTTTTTCTAcattatttttgctattttattaTAGCATGTCAGCACTAATAATGTCCCTGCTGCATTCCACAGCACAGCAAGCATTGCTGTACAATAAAAGTGTCCATATCAATCAGTTTTCAgttctacatcacacagggaaaGGGACGCATTTTTCATACCAaacttctctccttcctccactGAGGGCAGTAACGACAGAGCTGTTAGCAGAGGGAAAGCCTCCTCCAGTTGTATGAAAGGTAGGTTAGATGGTGTCTCTGAATCATCCATCCTGATGATGGACTCCAGCTGAATGTGTGGTTTTCCACGGTAATTTGAAAACTGAAGGTCCGCCTCATAAGTTTCCACAAAATGGTTTTCGCTGCTCAGCAGTCCATTTTCAATATGTGCAGCTCTGTACTGTGGAACCTCTTCAGGTCCATGATGTCCTGTTTGATGGCACCAAGCACACTGACCTGCTCTTGAGCAGATGCATGACTGATGCCCAGCCCTGTAACCCGTGACCACATCAGCCAACGCagagtctctgtctgtctgtatttcctgAAACATCCTCTCATCATCACAAACATGAATCTGCACAGCTGAGGGGCTCTTGCTGCGGTATTTATCCCCAGCAACAGCTCCACAGTCTTGTCCATCTAGAATCAGGGAACAATCTAGCTGGCAGCCCAGTTCTACTCCGCTATCCTCCCTCTTCCTGACAGTATTGTCATTAGTCCTTCCTTCCCGCAGGAAGTGCTCCTCTGTACTACTGCTGCAGCTGGTGGAGCTCTCCGACCCTGTCATGCTTCCACAACCACTGTCCTCTTGCATAATTTGAGCACTTCCCCTGCTCTTGGTGGCAGAGTTTGGCTCTACGCCTACCCCACTGTCTGTGCTTGTCCTCCTGACTTCCTGCTGGTCGTCCTCTGATGCCATGGCTTGGGTTACTTGCTCTGGGGTGAAAcagtttttctcttcttttcccaTCAGGAACCACCCTTTGTCTGTGACAACTTCCATAGGGCTTTCTCCAACAGTGAGTGGGAGCCAGCCGCTTCCTGGGGATTTCTGGAGTaagaagacagcagagagagggttTATGATTATTCATTATATTGATAAACATCTTTCCTACGGGAACTATTAGCTACATGGAAAACATGTTGGTAAGGATATCAAGACTGCATAAAGCATAGGGTATTTACACTGCCTGTGGTGTTTCCTGAGTGTTACTGTTACCGCTGAGGCTGAAAATGATAACGTGTCTCTTTGATCCTTTTTCTAAATTGCTTCCCCCTTTTCCCCACACCGGAGTAGTCCAGTGTTTCATAACTGTCTGTACTATTTGCTAGGTCCTTACCAATACAGTAGGTACTTTTTCTGGGCGCTTCAGGTAACACAGGAGAATGGCGAGCAGCACAGCAAAGATGGCCATCACACCCAGAGATACCAGGCACGACACAGCAATTATGTACCACTCTGGGGGGGAACAAAAACCAGGGAAGATTTCACTTGGTGCCAATAACTTTGCTGTACAGGTGAACGCTTTTCTCAAAGTGCTAGATATCAACATGTGACTATTTGATTGATCTCAATGCCACTGTCCATCATAATTATAATGTTTTCTCACCTTGTTCAGGTAGGAAAATACACTGTGGAGTGGATACATTGCTCATGGAGAGCCCTGTACTGCTCTCTACCTTGAGGCTGACACAATACTCTCTCCCCCAGTGGAGAGAATCAAATGTCTTAACCCCTTCATCATCCAATCCATCCTTCAGGTATGCTATTGTggtctgcaaaacaaaaagcaaaatgacattGAAGTCAATCCATTAAGTATTATAGGCCACAAATTACATTactacacactctctcacacatgttttgtttgggataaatggtaaaatatttTCAGAGGCTAAAGAATACAACTGAGCAAAATGTTAAAGTAAAATTGCTTCAAGCTGTGGAAGCTTTTATCAAATTGTAACCCCAATTCTGATGTTCACCTTAttgtcttttcctctgtcctccagATAGATGGTGTAGGTCATCCCAAAAGGAAACATCTTCTTATAAAAGGGCTTTTTGTGAACTGTGAGTGTCAGGGTGCTGGATGTAGCCAGTAGAGTGAAGGAAGGAGGCAGCAATCTACCTTTAGGGACAAAGAAAGGAACGAGAAGATGTAACAGTGCCACTACCCTAATTGTGTGTACATGATGCCACCATTTTTCATATACTACAAGGGATGGCacaatccatccatccttttACACAAGCTTGACAGGATGCAGAGGCAAGTATTCTTTACCGTCTTCATTGTGTTAACAGCTGGTGAAAAGACATTAATTATGCTGAATGTATTGCACAAAAATATGCTTACTCTGATTTGGGTAAACCCTCTTGGTGTTTTTCCAGTCTGATGCATTACGTCCTGCAACGAGCTGAACTCTGACTATGTAGGCAGCGTTGTACTCATGCATGAGGTTGGTGAGGTCACAGCAGGTCACCGTGATCATCGTGCACCTGACTACCGCGATCCAGTCGGAGCCTGACCCATACCTGATGAGAGACGATGTACTGATGAGCCACTCACAGAGGCAGACATGAATTATATGAAGTTTGCTCACTCTAGTCTCATAGGCAGTGAAAAATCCCACCTGTTCCCAgggcagtttcacttgttttaggattttttttttttttgggaacaagtataaactGACAAGTACTGAACAAGGCAGATTGGTCcactaatatcaagaaaattgcatttgattaaaaaaaatatatatggaaaCAAGTTAATTAGCAGTGGAATCAAGTGGGATTTtcccatcccactggcagattttttccccttgctttaccttgttttaagaaaaacaaaatttaacactgaatatgataCCAATTGATGATCAtgttaaataaagatttttttttttttcttgcagtgatGTAGAAGTTAGTTATTTATCAGTCCATGTTTGCCCTTATAGTTAATCAGTGGATTAAAATAGCACAGGAGATTAGGAAACATATTAAAACATACTGGCAAATGGAATGCTGAACTGTGTAACTTCGAAATAAACGGGACACTGTAACTCTAAAAAGTTATTAATGAGAGTTGTGgggactgtgatgtcacacatactttttcatttctacattGTAGACAGACTTCAGTGGTGCATCCTCAGGAGAGTCCCAAACTGCTGTCACCTCTCCATCCAAAACCCGCACCACCGGGTTGACAGGCTGAGGGACACCCAGTCCTGTCACAGAGAAATCAGAGAATAAGGTACACAAAACTTCACTGTCACAAAAGCATTTGAAATTTCCCAACATGAAGTacagtttttgttatttatgaaaGTGGGTGCAGtcatttgttctgttttaatttCCGGCTGTAATGTGAAACAACAGACATGagcaaaaaattgaaaaaaaaaggagtttttttttttagatatgttcTTCAGAGGATGTGGTTGAGGATGTGTTGACAAAAAGGTAAAGGCAGAGATCttgaaaatcacatgtggaaACACTGATTGCTTTCGAATGACACTCGGTGGGGTTTCCAAAGGGAACAGAGCTTGAACCGTTTTCACTCTGGTCGTTGCAGTTTACAGGAACGGAACAACAGGGaaagttttcattaaaaatccCAAATggtgtttgtttcagtgttatCATTCTGGAAAATTGGAGAATTAACATTTTACCTCTGCTTTTTCATGGGGACTATTTCACATAAATTGATAACTGTTAAAGTTCCATCCTGATGGACAACATCTATTATCAGCGACAGCAATCACACCATCCAGCACTGGtgattttttcttatttgaatgtaaattaaaatgaatacaatgaaataaaataaaataaactcctACTGCTGATTACAGTTAATTGTAACAATTATTAAGCTGAACAATATAAGGGAGACAGTGATAATCTAAACTTTACACGGAGTGGGGAAAGACCTTCTTAAGATGTAATAAAAGTTGTTCATTACCTGACACGCAGCTTGTACAGATAATCACAAAGACAAGAGTGAGTGTGTTGTAGCTCCTATCCATTTCTGTTATCTggagagaaatcctcattcagcCACTGAGTACCATAATCCACACAGTAGCCAGCAGTGCTTTGTCAACACTCAAGCTGTCCTTCAATTGCGGTCCAGGTAGCAGGGAAAATTGAACTACAGAAACATCTCCCCTTATTCCACAAAGGTATTATTTTATATGAATTGCTGAGAATTAAAGTCGTCCATAGATGTTCCCTATATGTCTGCAGTGAAGCTTTTGGCAGAGGCAAGTTCGCTCTTCAATACTGCGCTCTCCAGTGAACTGGGGAAGAAATGATAACAGGCAGCATTTTTCCACTTGTAAAATTATTTACACACTTGTACCCCAAGCGCTTCCTCTCACGCTTAATGCCCCTCCCTTTCAGCTGATGCGCTTCCTGCTCTGACTACATCAGTGACGCTGCTCTCAACTTGTTTCTGACTCCTCACACAACAGaatttttccttcctcttttgattctctcttttcccctttccGTACATTTAGCTGGTTTATATCATCAACGGTGTGGGACTTTGACATTCATCAGggctgagacagaaaaagggaaGGACCCAGGAATTTCCCCTTCACTTTCAGAGAAAGGTTTGTCCCGTGATGCATCCTATCCAAACAGAAGTAACCTACGTGCAGCACTcagcactcacacaaacagcacTCGCATTTGTCTCACATTTCTTGTTGGTGCACTAGCCTGCCTGACTTGCAGCTGGCTTTCTGGCTTTCCTGTGATAGTTTGtgtcaataaaaatgttatcacggttgtctgtgctgcaggtgattttttttttttttttttttttttcaagcagagATGGCTGGGAGGAAGATAGGAGCACCTCTAAAGATCTgtccattttctctgttttctgtgtgtgtgtgtgtgtgtgtgtgtgtgtgtgtgtgtgtgtgtgtgtattgagttTGCAtttgtccattcatttcacaatgttttcagacattacaaacataaataaaggaCAACACTTTACTTGCACTGCTGGTTATAAGAAAAGTCATCATGGATTTATCATTAGCACCTCATAACTGCATCAGAAAACATCATAAAAGGGTAAAATACATTATGAATTTGGTATTTGGTATAACCAAATTCataacttgccactggatagAAAGAGATTATATGCTCCAGAggaacttttaaaaaataatacaaaaccaTACTATTCGACTGTAAGCTGTGAAATTCTTACCAGAAGATCGCAATGTCTTATGAGTAATTCAGTAGAACTCAGTataaggaatactccaacattttgggaaaaatacccttttcccggcttacccagactgagacaagatattCAAAACTATTTGACATCCAGTGGTTTGCTTCATGTTAGCTTGGTGTAACTCACTCCTGGGTAAATGCACTTCTACTCTAGGTTTGTAAGGAGCTAAGGGACATAGATAATAACCATGAATCAAAGTACACAAGGACAACAAGGTAAGttgcaaaatgtaacttttaGTAACTTCAGTCTGCAGGTGATATTTCACAAATGTCTGAAtataagaaaactgaaatataaaatggGCCCTTTAATATAAATGAGTTTTAGTTATTCGTCTCTGAAGTCTGTGTGTTTCATGATCACTTTCAGCATTTGTCTTGTCAGTCCACCGTCCGCACGTTTTTCCTGTAACAGAGTGTGCTGTGGATGTGTGCAGCTGTCCAGGCGACTGGCACCACCCTGCCACCAGGGGGAGTGTTCGATGAGTCATTCCTGCGTTCCAGGTAGAGTCAGGCTGGGAGGCTCTCCATCAGTATGACTGGATCATCAAACGGAttctcagtgtccaaaacaccCGACCTGTTTTTACAACAGGAAGTTGAGGTTTCACtctgtctgtatgtttttataAAAATTACACAAAAGCATAACAACTATGCACACTAAGCATCACATATAATAATCAATGATAACATGTTCAGGCCTTGTGTTAAATGCTCTGAACTTCAATATCAATATCTAAACCATTGTCCTATAATACCAACATACGTCACTGTACACAACAGTACTAAATAAACATCAACTACCAGCATAACCTTTCTGACAATAGGCTTTACCTCAATCAAGTATTaagaatattattatttataggGAGTACACATGTTGTATATGGCCCTGCTAGTATTTACAATGCCCACTCTCACAAAATTAACTCAACAAAATTAACAGAAACAGTCACATTCCCCCAGCAGAATGTTAATACTAcactctaaaaactgctgggttaaaaacaacccaatttgggttattttggtaaCCAAGTGCTGGGTCAAAAAGGGACCGACCCAACACTGGGTTGTTTTAACACAGCACAGTTGGGTTATTGGTCTGACCCAGCATGTTGGGTTATGTTTTCTACCCAAAAAATGGGTAGCAATGACTATAATGATGGGTTAAACTTACCAAAAAGTGGGTTGAAAATACAACCCAAATTCTGGGTTATCGGTATTATTTGGGTTAGAttgaattattcattcattcattcattcatcttcattcacttatcctcactagggttgcCGGGGGGGGATGTTTTGCTCAAACCGTTggagcgctcatagggcgaaggcaaggaaacacccggggcaggtcaccagtccatcacagggcagacagacaaacactgacatttacacacacagtcatacctagggacaatttagcttctccaattcacctccACACAggaaggaccttgggtgggaatcaaacccaggaccttctcactgtgaggcgacagtgctaaccactgcaccaccgtgctgCCCTCATTTCACATTAACGATCCTCATACCAAACTTTCTTTTGGCAAACAATTGtacattgcaaataaaaaataaataaataaataaaataaaataaaaaaaactcagtaACGTTCATGgacttattattttttccacttcaaaatcatgaaaacttgAACTTTTGAGCCGGAGGTAGCTGAAATCTTCGGAGCCTGTTTAGCTcacataataaacactttaaccATCAAACCTAGTAGTCTAGCCTAGGGGGCTGTACATCCACAGCatagacagacaaaatgtttgtttatttggtagattttttttttttttttttttttagctcactttgacagtaaaataaattagttGTAGTTTCACTATCTTACCATTTTCAGTTACATCCCGGACCCGGAGCAatgctgctgcgtgctgcttgGTCAAGTCGTGTCGGCCTCTGCTCAAaaaaggctggctggctgcaagCATCTCCAACCCATTGCGTTGGGTCACCATTTTTAACCCAAAGTTGAGTCAAAGTCACCCAACCCATGACCCAGCTGCCTGAACCCAGCATTTGGGTTACTGAAacaacccagcagtttttagggTGTATGGTTTAACACAATTTTCAAAGTGATAATACAAAATTGACAACATGATAATTCAACATCCTTCTCTTTACATATAGTGCCGTGCGATTCGCTCAGCTactctttatgaaaaaaaaaaatacatagactGCATTGGTAATTAGCAGATTTGCACATTAAATTGTGACTTAATTAGTAGCATTAACATTACAAACCATGAGCTTCCTGCTATACTCGGCTATACCAGCATCGTCTGGTCACCTTACCGAGACAGATGGAGGGGGAAACAAGACTTTCCGGTTGCTTCCATACTGGTTACTTTTGGTGTAGGTTTGTTAGCTTGTATTGTGGATACATGAACTTTTTAactctttaaccctataaaccctgaactatgaaagaattggcagaaaattccaattttttgaaatttaaccttttatttagtcctataacaatatatacatacacacacacacacacacacacacacacacacatatatatatatatatatatatatatatataaattcaaaaaatatgttattacacaacctttctcgtgtatgatatatgatatgtacttgaagtgccaatggtatggtccagggtgaacaggggaagtgttcaaaggtatacaacagtattttggtcaagtattgattaaaaaacggaattgaaaatgtgtatcatatataaTACAAATGGCATTATAGAgttaacttttttgtttttttgatgctaccctctcctctgtctcgtACACACGTCATGCGTGTGGATGCTCACCTCtctacttttttctttattcactaATGCAGGTATGAATTCTAACTGTAGATATTCAGTTTTGATAATTGTAAAACAGTCCATACTCATAAGATAATGCAGTGTTAAATGCAGTCAATTGTCAAGAAGTAGGctaatttaaaggaatactccagcattttgggcaaaataccctttttgtGACTTaaacagactgagacaagatatttgatattgttttcacctctgtacgtccactgcTTCAGTTCCTATTTATAACATTTCATGTTAGTTTAGcattaagacttttttttaatataccaAGATACgtatttaaaatacaaataatccACTGTGTAAGTGAGACAGCTTCAGAGTCGCTGTAAGGTGTAATCTTTCacttgacagagctaggctaatgactcccatagacttcaaatCTTTATGCTaaactaacacaaaatgctaccaaaaggaactgaaccagt
This genomic window contains:
- the il10ra gene encoding interleukin-10 receptor subunit alpha, whose translation is MRISLQITEMDRSYNTLTLVFVIICTSCVSGLGVPQPVNPVVRVLDGEVTAVWDSPEDAPLKSVYNVEMKKYGSGSDWIAVVRCTMITVTCCDLTNLMHEYNAAYIVRVQLVAGRNASDWKNTKRVYPNQSRLLPPSFTLLATSSTLTLTVHKKPFYKKMFPFGMTYTIYLEDRGKDNKTTIAYLKDGLDDEGVKTFDSLHWGREYCVSLKVESSTGLSMSNVSTPQCIFLPEQEWYIIAVSCLVSLGVMAIFAVLLAILLCYLKRPEKVPTVLKSPGSGWLPLTVGESPMEVVTDKGWFLMGKEEKNCFTPEQVTQAMASEDDQQEVRRTSTDSGVGVEPNSATKSRGSAQIMQEDSGCGSMTGSESSTSCSSSTEEHFLREGRTNDNTVRKREDSGVELGCQLDCSLILDGQDCGAVAGDKYRSKSPSAVQIHVCDDERMFQEIQTDRDSALADVVTGYRAGHQSCICSRAGQCAWCHQTGHHGPEEVPQYRAAHIENGLLSSENHFVETYEADLQFSNYRGKPHIQLESIIRMDDSETPSNLPFIQLEEAFPLLTALSLLPSVEEGEKFGMKNASLSLCDVELKTD